GGGGGGACGGCGGAGTGCTGGTGGTGGTCCCGGTGCCGGACGTGGACGCCGTCGTGGCCGCGCTGCCGGACGGGACGGTCGTCGCCCCGCCCGCCGACCGACCGGGCTGGGGCATCCGCGCCGCCTACCTGCGGGATCCCGAGGGCAACCTCGTCGAGGTGCAGACCTGGCTGCCCCGCCGACAACACCCGGAGAACGCGACCGCCCCCGGACGCCGGAGCGTCCGGGAGCGGTCGGAGGTGGTTCGGTCACAGCCGCTCCGGCGTGCGGATCCCCAGTAGATACAGCCCCTGCCGCAGCACCCGGGCGGTCAGGTCACAGAGCACCAGCCGGCTGTCCCGGACCGGCCCGTCGGCCCGCAGCACCGGGCAGCGCTCGTAGAAGGCGCTGAACGCGGCGGCCAGCCGGTACAGGTAGGCGGCCAGGTGGTGGAACTCCAGGCTCTGCTCCACCTCGGTGATCACCGCCCCGAAGCCGACCAGCTCGAATGCGAGCGCCCGCTCGGCCGGCTCGGCCAGGCTGATCCCCGCGTCCGGCCGCGCGGCCACCCCGGCCCGCCGGAAGATCGACCGGATCCGCGAGTACGCGTACTGGAGGTAGGGCGCGGTGTTGCCGTCCAACGACAGCATCCGCTCCCAGTCCAGCACGTAGTCCTTGTGCCGATCGCTGGACAGGTCGGCGTCCTTGACCGCGCCGATGCCGACCGCCCGGCCCACCTCGCCCGCCTCCGCCTCGGCCAGCTCCGGGTTCCGCTCCCGGGCCAGCGCGGTGGCCCGGGCCACCGCCTCCTCGAGCAGGCCGACCAGCTTCACCGACTCCCCGGCCCGGCTACGCAGCATCCGTCCGTCCGGCCCGAGGATCGAGCCGAACCCGACGTGCTCCGCCCGGGCCGGCGGGACCAGCCAGCCGGCCTGCGCCGCCGCCGCGTACACCATCTCGAAGTGCCGGCGCTGCGGGAGCCCGACCACGTAGAGCAGCCGGGTGGCGCCCAGCGTCCCGGTCCGGTGCCGGATCGCGGCCAGGTCGGTCGCCGGGTAGCCGTATCCGCCGTCGGACTTGCGCACGATCAGCGGCAGCGGCTCGCCGTCCCGGCCCACCGACCCGGGCGGGAAGACGCATGCCGCGCCGGCGCTCTCCCGGAGCAGACCGAGCCGGTCCAGGTCCTCGACCACCGGGGCGAGCAGGTCGTTGTAGCTGCTCTCGCCGTGGAAGTCCCGCTCGGTCAGGGTCACGTCGAGCAGGTCGTAGACGGTCAGGAAATAGCGCTCGGACTGCTCGACCAGAAGCCGCCACAACCGCAGCGTCGCGGCGTCGCCGCCCTGCAACGCCACCACCCGCCGCCGGGACCGCTCGCGGAACGCCTCGTCGGCGTCGAACTTGACCCGGGCCGCCTTGTAGAAGGAATCCAGGTCACCCACGGAGAGCTCCTGCGCCGCCTCGGCCTCGCCCAGGTCGACCAGGTGCTCGATCAGCATGCCGAACGGCGTACCCCAGTCGCCCAGGTGGTTGGCCCGGACCACCCGGTGCCCCAGCCAGTCCAGCAGCCGGGCAGCCGCGTCGCCGATCACCGTCGAGCGCAGGTGCCCGACGTGCATCTCCTTCGCCACGTTCGGCGCCGAGTAGTCGACCACCACGGTCTCCGGCTCGGCCGCCAACGGGACCCCGAGTCGCGGGTCGGCGGCCAGCGCGGAGACCAGCCCACCCAGCGCGCCGTCGGCGACCGTCAGGTTGAGGAATCCCGGCCCGGAGACCTCCGCCGCGGCGCACACGTCGGCCAGCTCCGCGCGGTTCAGCACCGCTGCGGCGATCTCGCGCGGCGGCCGGCCGAGCCGCCGGGCCAGCGCCAGCGCCGCGTCGGACTGGAAGTCCGCGCGCTGCGAGCGCCGCACGACCGGATCCACCGGCCCGCCCGCCACCGTCGAGAACGCCGGCGCCAGCCGGGCGGTCAGCAGTTTTTCCAGATCCATGGGTACGCCGATCTCGCTCGGATCCGCCTCGCGCGGATCTCCGGACTCGGGATGCGGGCGGACCGAGGACGATCGGGATGACCGGCGGCTCGATCCGCCGGTCGCAAGAGAAAAGTGCTCAGCGCAGGCGGTCGCGGGACCGCCGGCGTCGCAGCGCGCCGACCCGAACGTCGGGGGACGTCGGCTGGAGGGCGTGCGAGCTGGTCACGCGAGCAGCCTAACCGGCCGGCCCGGGGACGGCGCAAGGCCGTATCCCCGGACCGACCGACCCGCGTACGCGGATCGTCAGGCCGGCGTGGCGACGGCCTTGCGGTACCGCTCGGCCCGCCGCCGCACCTGGGTGTACGCGCTGGTGAGGCCCATCGCCCGGCGGACCTCGACGAGCGTGCGGTGCACCTCGGCCCGGGTCCGTTCGGTGCCCTGGAAGATCAGCTCGTCGACCAGGCCGCTCGCGGCCTCGAATCGGGCCCGCCGCTCCCGGACCGGGTCGAGGAACCGCTTGAGCGCGACCGCCAGCGCCTCCTTGACCTCGACGTCACCGACCCGGCCGGCCCGGTAGCGCGCCTTCAGCTCCTCGACCTGCGCCCGGTCCGGGTTGAACACGTCGTGGTACGCGAACACCGGGTTCCCCTCCACCGTCCCGGGCACGTCGGCGCGGACCCGCTTCGGGTCGGTGTACATCCCCATCACCTTGCGGCGCACGGTCGCCGGATCGTCGGAGAGCGCGATGGCGTTTCCCCTGCTCTTGCTCATCTTGCCCGAGCCGTCGGTGCCGACCAGGGTGGACGTCTCGGACATGATCAGCTCGGGCACCGGGAAGACCTCGCCGTACAGGTGGTTGAAGCGCCGGGCGATCTCCCGGGTCACCTCGACGTGCGCCGCGTTGTCCTTGCCCACCGGGACGACCTGTCCCTTCACGCAGAGGATGTCGGCGGCCTGGAGGACGGGGTACCCGAGCAGGCCGTACGGCATCTCGTCCTTGCCGGCGTCCCGGGCCATCTCCTTGAGCGACGGGACGCGCTCCAGCCGGGGCACGGTGACCAGGTTCTGGAAGAGGGTGTTCAGGTCGCCGACCTCGGGGATCGCCGACTGGAGGTAGAAGGTGGCCCGCTCCGGCTCGACGCCGGCGGCGAGGATGTCGGTGACCATCTCGCGGGCGTTGCGGGAGACCTGCTCGATGTCCTGCCGGCTGTTCCGGGTGGTGAGCATGTGCAGATCGGCGATGATGAAGAAGCTCTCGTACCGCTGGTGCAGCCGGACCCGGTTGGCGATGCTGCCGACGTAGTGGCCCAGGTGCAGCCGCCCGGTCGGGCGGTCGCCGGTGAGCATCCGTGAAGCGGACATGGTGGTACGCCTTTCGTGCCGAAAGAGAAGGTGGAAGGGCGCGCGGGCGCGCGGAAGTGACCCGGGGATGTGCCCGGATCAGTGGAGTCGGCTCGTCAGAGCGCGAACCGCCATCGCCCGCCGGCGCGGAACCGCAACCCACCGGCACGGAGTACGTCGAGGATCTGCTTCCGACCGTCGTCGGCGCGGCCCGGGAGAACCGGAGCGGCAGCCACCGGGAGACCGTCGACGGTCTCCGGGACGCAGGTGCTCGGCCGGACCATGCCTGACACGGTAGCCGCTCGACCGCCGTGCCGCCTGCCCCCTGCCTCACACCCGCTCGGCTCAGTGCCGGCGGTAGCTCTCGGCGTAGTAGCTGCCCACCCGGTCCCGGTAGTCGGGCTGGTCGAAGTCGTCCGGATCGAAGGCCGGCGAGTCCTTCACCTGGTCGCGGGTGCGGTCCACGTGCACCACGCGGTCCAGGTGGTCGACCCGCGCCACCGTGCCGGCCGGCAGCAGCACCTTCCTCCCGAAGATCCACGGGCCGGTGTCCACCACCAGGTACCGGGCGCCGGCCTCCCCGCTCGCCCGGTCGACCGACCCGATCCGGCCGTCGGTCGCCTCGACCCGGTAGCCGGTCAGGTCGATCGGGGTGCCCGGACCGGGTGCGTCCGGACCGTCGTCGCTGGTGCCCGCCGTCCGCTGCCGGGGCACCTCGTCCGGGCTGGTCTGGTCGTAGCCGCCGGCGAGGGCGGACGGATCCCGCCAGGTCCACGGGTTGAACGGCTGCACGGCACACCTCCGATGTCGTCAGGTCGACCACGGAAACAGTGCCCGGAGATCGAATGGCGGAAACAACCTCGCAATTTTTCGTTCACGACCGACCGTTCCTGCGAGAAACCTCATATTCGCCTCGCCCCGCCTCGGGCACGCGCTGCCGCCCAGGTGGCGGGGGGTGCACCGGCCGATCGGCACACGGGTTGGCGGGCCGCAGTGTTCGCCGCGCACATTCGTTCGGCCCCTCGGTCGCGACCATTCTGGTCCGCGTCCGGCAGCTGGCAGGAAAGGGAGTGCAGATGCGGCGGAGCATGAGACGAATCGGATTCATGGCGGCGGTGGCGGCCGTACTGGTGGGGGCGCTGGGCGCCGGAGCCCGGGCCGGCGTCGTCAACCCGTACACCCCGGAGGCACTCTGCGGGCTCGGCTTCACCGCCGTCGACCAGGATCCGATCCACGACGCCGCGACCGGTCAACTGCTCGGCACGGTCCACCTGCTGCGCAACCCCTTCACCGGGTACGGCTGCACGGTCACCCTCAAGTCCGCGTACGTCGGCGCGCTCACCCGTACCCAGGTCTACCTGGACCCGGAGTCGATCTCCTTCGCCGTCGACGACGGCAACCGGCTCTACGCCGCGGGCCCGGTCTACGGGTACCTCAACGGCGGCTGCGCGATCTGGGGTGGCCTGATAGTGGACGCCTCCGGCGCTGTGCACCGCCACGACCGGGCGAACCCGGCGATCGGCGGGGCGGTCACCTGCTTCTGAGCGGGTGCGGCGGGCCGGCTACCCGGCGGGTAGCCGGCCCGCGGTTACCGTCGCCGGCTCCAGCGGGGCAGCCGGGAGGACCGTCGGGTGTACGAGCTGGAGCCGGCGCCCCGATCCGGGATGGGCTCCACCCGGGCCGGCGCTGGCATACTGGCCAGCCATGGTGCTCTCGCGTGGCTGGTCCCTCTTCCTGGTCGGCGTCGGGGTCTGGACCTGGGTGATCTGGCCGAGGTTCGCGGTCGCCATCTGGAACGACCCGCGCTCCTGGTCGACGGGCACCGTCGGCGAGGGTGGGGCCACGAGCTTCCTCTGGGTGCACGCCCTGCTGATCGCCGCCTCGCTCGCGATCGGGACGGCCGTCGGCGTGCTGGGTGTCAGGGGATGGCGGGCCGCCCGCCGGGTCCACCCACCCGCCTGACCGCCCGTGCGCCCTGTCTGAACAGGGAAGATAGCCGCGGGGTGATGATGTGACGCGGGACGCTGCCCGCGGATTTGACGTTCAAACCCGCAGACGCGTAACTTTCTCTCTGCCAGCGCGGAACGGGGCAAACGGGACGAAAGCCCGGGAGTGCCGGACCGGACTGGCACCGGGTCGGAGGGGAGCACAGCTCCTGGAAGACGCGGTCCGGGCGGAGCTCGCCGGAAACGCCGCAGGGCGGATTTGGCGGAGCGAAACCGACCGGGTAAGGTTGACGACCGGCAGGGCACCGGGCGAGCTCGCGGGAGGCCGCGGCGGCCGGCCTGCCAAATCCGATGATCAAGCGTGGTGGTTCGCCGCTGCGCGTGCTCAGCGGCGCTGACCCGTATGAAGCATGACAGACCGGGACACACGGTTTGACACGGCAGAGACGGTGAGGTAACGTAGTAAAAGTGCCCGGCGCGAGAGCGGCGGGTGTGGTTGGACGAAATGCCCCGGTCGGGGGTCCTCCTGGTGGGGGTTTCCGGATGGTGTGTGGTTGTTCTTTGAGAACTCAACAGGGTGCTTGATAAGCCAGTGCCAAATTGATTTATTACCCCGGACTGGTCGAGCCTTTTGGTTTGGCTGGTTGGGATTCCTTTGGCAACACTTTTGTTGTCAGGACATGTTTTCAACAAGTTTTTGTTGGAGAGTTTGATCCTGGCTCAGGACGAACGCTGGCGGCGTGCTTAACACATGCAAGTCGAGCGGAAAGGCCCTTCGGGGTACTCGAGCGGCGAACGGGTGAGTAACACGTGAGCAACCTGCCCTAGGCTTTGGGATAACCCCGGGAAACCGGGGCTAATACCGAATAGGACCACCGGCCGCATGGCTGGTGGTGGAAAGTTTTTCGGCCTGGGATGGGCTCGCGGCCTATCAGCTTGTTGGTGGGGTGATGGCCTACCAAGGCGACGACGGGTAGCCGGCCTGAGAGGGCGACCGGCCACACTGGGACTGAGACACGGCCCAGACTCCTACGGGAGGCAGCAGTGGGGAAT
This sequence is a window from Micromonospora sp. NBRC 110009. Protein-coding genes within it:
- a CDS encoding VOC family protein — translated: MSLHPRVVTDDFPATLRFWAGLLGEPEKVIAEVEYASFDQGGQTVLALLGRRAAEAVLPVGRGDGGVLVVVPVPDVDAVVAALPDGTVVAPPADRPGWGIRAAYLRDPEGNLVEVQTWLPRRQHPENATAPGRRSVRERSEVVRSQPLRRADPQ
- the argS gene encoding arginine--tRNA ligase — encoded protein: MDLEKLLTARLAPAFSTVAGGPVDPVVRRSQRADFQSDAALALARRLGRPPREIAAAVLNRAELADVCAAAEVSGPGFLNLTVADGALGGLVSALAADPRLGVPLAAEPETVVVDYSAPNVAKEMHVGHLRSTVIGDAAARLLDWLGHRVVRANHLGDWGTPFGMLIEHLVDLGEAEAAQELSVGDLDSFYKAARVKFDADEAFRERSRRRVVALQGGDAATLRLWRLLVEQSERYFLTVYDLLDVTLTERDFHGESSYNDLLAPVVEDLDRLGLLRESAGAACVFPPGSVGRDGEPLPLIVRKSDGGYGYPATDLAAIRHRTGTLGATRLLYVVGLPQRRHFEMVYAAAAQAGWLVPPARAEHVGFGSILGPDGRMLRSRAGESVKLVGLLEEAVARATALARERNPELAEAEAGEVGRAVGIGAVKDADLSSDRHKDYVLDWERMLSLDGNTAPYLQYAYSRIRSIFRRAGVAARPDAGISLAEPAERALAFELVGFGAVITEVEQSLEFHHLAAYLYRLAAAFSAFYERCPVLRADGPVRDSRLVLCDLTARVLRQGLYLLGIRTPERL
- the trpS gene encoding tryptophan--tRNA ligase: MSASRMLTGDRPTGRLHLGHYVGSIANRVRLHQRYESFFIIADLHMLTTRNSRQDIEQVSRNAREMVTDILAAGVEPERATFYLQSAIPEVGDLNTLFQNLVTVPRLERVPSLKEMARDAGKDEMPYGLLGYPVLQAADILCVKGQVVPVGKDNAAHVEVTREIARRFNHLYGEVFPVPELIMSETSTLVGTDGSGKMSKSRGNAIALSDDPATVRRKVMGMYTDPKRVRADVPGTVEGNPVFAYHDVFNPDRAQVEELKARYRAGRVGDVEVKEALAVALKRFLDPVRERRARFEAASGLVDELIFQGTERTRAEVHRTLVEVRRAMGLTSAYTQVRRRAERYRKAVATPA
- a CDS encoding PRC-barrel domain-containing protein, coding for MQPFNPWTWRDPSALAGGYDQTSPDEVPRQRTAGTSDDGPDAPGPGTPIDLTGYRVEATDGRIGSVDRASGEAGARYLVVDTGPWIFGRKVLLPAGTVARVDHLDRVVHVDRTRDQVKDSPAFDPDDFDQPDYRDRVGSYYAESYRRH
- a CDS encoding SCO4848 family membrane protein, producing MVLSRGWSLFLVGVGVWTWVIWPRFAVAIWNDPRSWSTGTVGEGGATSFLWVHALLIAASLAIGTAVGVLGVRGWRAARRVHPPA